From the genome of Triticum aestivum cultivar Chinese Spring chromosome 3B, IWGSC CS RefSeq v2.1, whole genome shotgun sequence, one region includes:
- the LOC123066216 gene encoding transcription initiation factor IIB-like — MGDVANAMRYCPDCRRAVVVALDCASGDTVCSLCARVLGQRYVDQSSEWRTFLNQVGGVDGRSVGGAADHSPAHAGVTVAYPAAGDAHSKAAGDAGTHAGEGASLAPLPRMRGAAGAGTSRGGGDGAPRMRGAAGPVPDRALAESFHGIDDMAARLELTAAVKSRARDVLRKLENTRAFPRGGKCRNRQALYAACLHMACRTEGTPRTFKELASVTGDSATAGVKDIGRLVKVMKGHLRDEDGGQAGGQMMMIGAVARPGDYLRRFGSLLGMEDKEVSAALEAAQRLEKNLDVRHNPDSIAAAVMYMAIERAGVGRSIRDVSTATGVSEGTIREIYYKDLYQHANMLFGQ; from the coding sequence ATGGGCGACGTCGCGAACGCCATGCGCTACTGCCCGGACTGCCGCCGCGCCGTCGTGGTGGCCCTCGACTGCGCCTCCGGCGACACCGTCTGCTCCCTGTGCGCGCGCGTCCTCGGCCAGCGCTACGTCGACCAGTCCTCCGAGTGGCGCACCTTCCTCAACCAGGTCGGGGGCGTCGACGGCCGCAGCGTCGGCGGCGCCGCCGACCATTCCCCCGCCCACGCCGGCGTCACCGTCGCCTACCCCGCCGCGGGCGACGCGCATTCCAAGGCGGCCGGCGACGCCGGGACGCACGCTGGGGAGGGCGCCTCCTTGGCACCACTGCCGAGGATGCGCGGCGCGGCCGGCGCCGGTActtcgcggggcggcggcgacggtgcaCCGAGGATGCGCGGCGCGGCGGGGCCGGTGCCCGACAGGGCGCTCGCCGAGTCCTTCCACGGCATCGACGACATGGCGGCGCGGCTGGAGCTGACGGCGGCCGTCAAGAGCCGCGCCAGGGACGTGCTGAGGAAGCTGGAGAACACCAGGGCGTTCCCCAGGGGCGGCAAGTGCCGGAACCGGCAGGCGCTCTACGCGGCCTGCCTCCACATGGCGTGCCGCACCGAGGGCACGCCGCGGACGTTCAAGGAGCTGGCGTCCGTGACGGGCGACAGCGCCACGGCGGGGGTCAAGGACATCGGGAGGCTCGTCAAGGTCATGAAGGGCCACCTCAGGGACGAGGACGGCGGGCAGGCGGGAGGGCAGATGATGATGATCGGCGCCGTGGCGCGGCCGGGCGACTACCTGCGCCGCTTCGGCTCGCTGCTCGGGATGGAGGACAAGGAGGTGAGCGCCGCGCTGGAGGCGGCGCAGAGGCTGGAGAAGAACCTGGACGTGCGGCACAACCCcgactccatcgccgccgccgtcatGTACATGGCCATCGAGCGCGCCGGCGTCGGGAGATCCATCCGCGACGTGTCCACGGCCACCGGCGTCAGCGAGGGGACCATCAGGGAGATTTACTACAAGGACCTCTACCAGCACGCCAACATGCTGTTCGGCCAGTAA
- the LOC123067761 gene encoding cytosolic sulfotransferase 10-like codes for MEEEGMLKALLQGQSQTRGLRRCGVDHVQGLQSQPQVFSANLAFEVVFLCNLLKDVFVSLWQFIGKVHTEYTIDRAFDSFSEGLFPYGPIWEHNLGFWKKSIAASHKVILLKYEEMMAEPVKHVKMLAKFLGVPFTEEEVRCGVVEGVVQLCSFNKLRSLPVNSSRVTDRIGGVPMENASYFRTGKVGDWANHLTEEMSKKLDAIVEEKLRGSGITF; via the exons atggaggaggaggggaTGCTCAAGGCCCTGCTCCAGGGGCAGTCGCAGACTCGAGGGCTGCGCCGGTGCGGGGTTGATCATGTGCAGGGACTGCAAAGCCAGCCGCAAG tgttttctgcaaacctagcctTCGAAGTGGTGTTTTTGTGCAATTTACTCAAGGATGTGTTCGTGTCCCTATGGCAGTTCATCGGCAAGGTACACACGGAGTACACCATTGACAGAGCATTTGATTCGTTTTCCGAGGGGCTATTCCCGTACGGGCCTATCTGGGAGCACAACCTTGGGTTCTGGAAGAAAAGCATAGCAGCGAGCCACAAAGTTATTCTCTTGAAGTATGAGGAGATGATGGCCGAACCAGTCAAGCACGTCAAGATGCTCGCCAAGTTCCTCGGTGTTCCCTTCACCGAGGAGGAGGTGAGATGTGGGGTTGTAGAGGGTGTAGTGCAGCTGTGTAGCTTCAATAAGCTCAGGAGCTTACCGGTCAACTCATCAAGAGTAACTGATAGGATTGGTGGGGTGCCAATGGAGAACGCTTCCTACTTTAGAACTGGGAAGGTTGGTGACTGGGCAAACCACTTGACGGAAGAGATGTCAAAGAAGCTGGATGCCATTGTTGAGGAGAAGCTGAGAGGATCAGGTATCACATTTTGA